From a single Helicoverpa armigera isolate CAAS_96S chromosome 7, ASM3070526v1, whole genome shotgun sequence genomic region:
- the LOC110381741 gene encoding uncharacterized protein LOC110381741 isoform X1, which translates to MASSDPEIKDGFTLPAWMKTKPVKEFEPFAGSPPAPEDSFFYIRYPKTDVLFGKPRFDQEAPKVYAEPSNEVKAPSAYNIVKEKDWSKHTKPCQDVLHGIAPINTSVNSVTSKPKPAGTDDGFKGEGAACGTSIVKVAHQIISSKSSRGFTVASPEEEHAVAPEMHQYSLMHRRGSKSLPATPAHSPPGSPSSRRRINGNRFFTSPYEPVEDGSAHRSWLSMALLGLKKDLTTSTSTLAEEDSLEVHTLAHGNLAESVENLGPSPKRKETLNTMSHEPTTQPAKPAKPQAYRPKPSELREMNFWSPTSM; encoded by the exons AGAGTTCGAACCATTCGCTGGATCGCCGCCCGCTCCTGAAGATTCATTCTTCTACATCCGATACCCCAAGACCGACGTGTTGTTTGGGAAGCCAAGATTCGACCAAGAGGCCCCCAAAGTGTACGCCGAGCCGTCTAACGAAGTCAAGGCCCCCTCAGCTTATAACATAGTCAAGGAGAAAGACTGGTCGAAGCACACGAAACCGTGCCAAGACGTACTCCACGGCATTGCCCCAATAAACACATCTG TTAACTCTGTTACTTCTAAGCCGAAGCCAGCGGGCACCGACGACGGATTCAAAGGCGAGGGCGCGGCATGCGGCACTTCAATTGTCAAG gtGGCTCATCAAATAATATCATCGAAGTCGTCCCGCGGGTTCACTGTGGCTTCCCCTGAGGAGGAGCACGCCGTAGCTCCGGAGATGCACCAGTACAGCCTCATGCACCGACGCGGCAGCAAGAGCCTGCCCGCCACGCCCGCGCACTCGCCGCCCGGCAGCCCTTCCAGCCGCAGGAGGATTAATGGCAACCG tTTCTTTACATCGCCTTATGAACCAGTGGAGGACGGTAGCGCTCACCGGTCGTGGTTGTCTATGGCTTTGCTGGGATTGAAGAAAGACCTCACCACGTCGACCTCCACGCTGGCCGAAGAAGACAGTCTTGAAGTTCATACGCTCGCTCACG GTAACCTGGCAGAATCCGTGGAAAACCTCGGTCCATCGCCCAAGAGGAAAGAGACGCTCAACACCATGTCTCATGAGCCGACCACTCAACCAGCAAAGCCCGCGAAACCTCAAGCCTACCGGCCCAAGCCTTCAGAACTACGCGAAATGAACTTCTGGTCTCCAACGTCTATGTGA
- the LOC110381741 gene encoding uncharacterized protein LOC110381741 isoform X2 has translation MFKKRNMVAQFNNILSEFEPFAGSPPAPEDSFFYIRYPKTDVLFGKPRFDQEAPKVYAEPSNEVKAPSAYNIVKEKDWSKHTKPCQDVLHGIAPINTSVNSVTSKPKPAGTDDGFKGEGAACGTSIVKVAHQIISSKSSRGFTVASPEEEHAVAPEMHQYSLMHRRGSKSLPATPAHSPPGSPSSRRRINGNRFFTSPYEPVEDGSAHRSWLSMALLGLKKDLTTSTSTLAEEDSLEVHTLAHGNLAESVENLGPSPKRKETLNTMSHEPTTQPAKPAKPQAYRPKPSELREMNFWSPTSM, from the exons atgttcaaaaagaGGAATATGGTGGCTCAGTTCAACAACATCTTATC AGAGTTCGAACCATTCGCTGGATCGCCGCCCGCTCCTGAAGATTCATTCTTCTACATCCGATACCCCAAGACCGACGTGTTGTTTGGGAAGCCAAGATTCGACCAAGAGGCCCCCAAAGTGTACGCCGAGCCGTCTAACGAAGTCAAGGCCCCCTCAGCTTATAACATAGTCAAGGAGAAAGACTGGTCGAAGCACACGAAACCGTGCCAAGACGTACTCCACGGCATTGCCCCAATAAACACATCTG TTAACTCTGTTACTTCTAAGCCGAAGCCAGCGGGCACCGACGACGGATTCAAAGGCGAGGGCGCGGCATGCGGCACTTCAATTGTCAAG gtGGCTCATCAAATAATATCATCGAAGTCGTCCCGCGGGTTCACTGTGGCTTCCCCTGAGGAGGAGCACGCCGTAGCTCCGGAGATGCACCAGTACAGCCTCATGCACCGACGCGGCAGCAAGAGCCTGCCCGCCACGCCCGCGCACTCGCCGCCCGGCAGCCCTTCCAGCCGCAGGAGGATTAATGGCAACCG tTTCTTTACATCGCCTTATGAACCAGTGGAGGACGGTAGCGCTCACCGGTCGTGGTTGTCTATGGCTTTGCTGGGATTGAAGAAAGACCTCACCACGTCGACCTCCACGCTGGCCGAAGAAGACAGTCTTGAAGTTCATACGCTCGCTCACG GTAACCTGGCAGAATCCGTGGAAAACCTCGGTCCATCGCCCAAGAGGAAAGAGACGCTCAACACCATGTCTCATGAGCCGACCACTCAACCAGCAAAGCCCGCGAAACCTCAAGCCTACCGGCCCAAGCCTTCAGAACTACGCGAAATGAACTTCTGGTCTCCAACGTCTATGTGA